The Trichoderma atroviride chromosome 5, complete sequence genome contains a region encoding:
- a CDS encoding uncharacterized protein (TransMembrane:4 (o25-48i60-82o102-125i146-170o)) → MDQVMGGDRIPLETWFWEMPTCTRWWTAATVLTSALVQCHMVTPFQLFYSFRAVFVKSQYWRLLTTFLYFGPFSLDLLFHIYFLQRYARLLEESSGRSAAYFSWLLLYAMASLIALSPLVSMPFLGHPLSSTLVYIWSRRNPDTRLSFLGLLVFTAPYLPWVLMAFSLFMHGTVPRDEIMGVVIGHVWYFFNDVYPPLHNGSRPFDPPSWWRRLFEARPTDDTATDINDIMGAAGRDVAAVNVR, encoded by the exons ATGGATCAAGTAATGGGCGGCGATCGCATTCCGCTGGAAACGTGGTTCTGGGAGATGCCAACATGCACGCGATGGTGGACAGCCGCAACTGTCTTGACCAGCGCCCTCGTCCAATGCCATATGGTGACGCCATTTCAACTCTTCTACAGCTTCCGAGCCGTCTTCGTTAAGTCCCAG TACTGGCGTCTGTTGACGACGTTTCTTTACTTCGGTCCGTTTTCGCTTGACTTACTCTTTCACATATATTTCCTCCAGCGATATGCGCGACTGCTAGAAGAGTCGTCGGGACGCTCGGCCGCGTATTTCTCCTGGCTTCTCCTCTATGCCATGGCGAGCCTGATCGCTCTATCGCCGCTTGTTTCCATGCCATTCCTCGGGCACCCGCTCTCGTCCACCCTCGTCTATATTTGGTCCCGGCGCAACCCCGACACCAGGCTAAGCTTCCTGGGCCTGCTTGTTTTTACCGCTCCATATCTGCCGTGGGTGTTGATGGCCTTTAGCCTGTTTATGCACGGCACCGTACCGAGAGATGAGATTATGGGAGTCGTCATTGGCCACGTTTGGTACTTCTTCAACGATGTATACCCGCCGCTGCACAACGGCTCCAGGCCGTTTGATCCCCCAAGCTGGTGGAGGCGGTTATTTGAGGCTCGCCCAACAGACGACACCGCCACGGATATTAATGATATTATGGGCGCAGCAGGTAGAGACGTCGCTGCCGTCAATGTGCGATAA
- a CDS encoding uncharacterized protein (EggNog:ENOG41), translating to MSNSSRGDADFESTQLGYVLLAFGEARVEDLIQNDHEQNKSILSQLCGLLAADGYPVAENRIFVPAIEFWSTLTESVSDMDPESTSASSVTAITIPYIFQATSNAWKKIIYPPADEFHSWDSGDRAGFHDARKDVVDLLQAVYTLIGPRLVETFSSLILSTLASSSWLELESAIFCLGGLADCSREDPRCDDFLAAVFSSPLFSVLRSAQKTIPTRVRQTCLTLIEQYTEYFERNTHLLSTALSLLFNEVSEHSMAIPASKSIHRLCSSCRSHLHPQMDGLLAEYRNLVATASLDCISREKIVGALASIAQAIPDDEKRYTACSGLLDIIQSDVQQSMKLVNVTNDEVLPQQMQLPCSDILPEEHVGLHVALRALRCLASMGKGLQSPPDFSIDLEAESNQKAKTPKLIQIQEQIIRIIVEVQNVYSGSSEVTELICSVLRSGFSESEPGPFVLTPEDIVRFLVGHSKDTPRIGIVVSMACSFISSLPPQMLGQYQKILSGVLSWVIGLLKQLPEPGAEPELVQNGIDLVSRLLTRSPSAFISLEPSDAIEFFFLFTLQVMDGKEPLPKAAAAEFWTAFVGIRGDNAGLQETFKRAMDTLGPLLTQSLARNIGGNALRSELDRLSEPLRKLVVNYPMSREWLQSGLDHPSFPSQRVTPEQKLLFVKKVISLRGARATNQVVRDFWLTARGANFAYAS from the exons ATGAGCAACTCATCCAGGGGGGATGCGGACTTTGAGTCGACGCAGCTCGGATATGTACTTCTCGCCTTTGGTGAAGCCCGAGTAGAAGACCTTATTCAGAATGACCATGAGCAAAACAAGAGTATACTGTCCCAACTGTGCGGTCTTCTTGCGGCGGATGGCTATCCAGTTGCTGAAAATAGAATTTTTGTCCCCGCCATCGAATTTTGGTCGACATTGACCGAATCCGTCTCAGATATGGATCCAGAGTCGACTTCTGCAAGCTCGGTAACTGCAATCACTATTCCATACATCTTTCAGGCGACATCAAACGCATGGAAGAAGATTATATACCCTCCAGCAGATGAATTTCATTCATGGGACTCAGGCGATCGCGCCGGCTTTCACGATGCTAGGAAAGACGTAGTGGATCTTTTGCAAGCTGTCTATACCTTGATCGGGCCCAGGCTTGTGGAAACTTTTTCTTCGTTGATATTGTCCACATTGGCAAGTTCCTCCTGGCTAGAATTGGAGTCAGCTATATTCTGCCTGGGCGGTTTAGCAGACTGCAGCCGAGAAGATCCACGCTGTGACGACTTCCTTGCCGCGGTTTTCTCGTCACCTCTGTTTTCAGTGCTTAGAAGTGCCCAGAAAACCATACCAACCCGAGTGAGACAAACTTGCCTTACACTAATTGAACAGTACACCGAATACTTTGAACGAAATACCCACCTTCTTTCTACCGCCCTCAGCCTTCTATTCAACGAAGTTTCAGAGCATTCCATGGCCATACCAGCCTCAAAGTCTATACACCGGCTTTGTTCGTCTTGCCGCTCACATCTGCATCCTCAAATGGACGGCCTACTAGCTGAGTATCGCAATTTAGTTGCTACAGCATCACTTGACTGCATTTCTCGTGAGAAAATAGTAGGGGCCCTCGCGTCTATTGCTCAAGCCATTCctgatgatgagaagaggTATACTGCTTGTTCTGGGTTGCTGGACATCATACAAAGCGATGTCCAACAATCCATGAAGCTGGTAAATGTAACCAATGATGAAGTGTTACCACAGCAAATGCAACTCCCCTGCTCAGACATCCTGCCTGAGGAACACGTTGGCTTACATGTTGCTCTCAGGGCACTGAGATGTCTGGCAAGCATGGGCAAGGGCTTGCAATCTCCTCCAGACTTTTCGATTGATCTTGAGGCTGAGTCTAATCAGAAAGCCAAAACACCCAAATTGATCCAAATTCAGGAGCAAATAATACGCATCATTGTCGAGGTCCAAAACGTGTACAGTGGGAGTTCAGAGGTTACAGAGCTGATATGCAGCGTGCTTCGCAGCGGTTTCTCCGAAAGCGAGCCGGGACCGTTCGTCCTTACCCCTGAGGATATCGTGCGCTTTCTCGTTGGGCATTCAAAAGATACGCCTAGAATTGGCATTGTTGTTAGTATGGCGTGCTCTTTTATTAGCTCCCTACCTCCTCAAATGCTCGGGCAGTATCAAAAGATACTTTCGGGTGTGCTCTCTTGGGTAATTGGACTCTTGAAACAGCTTCCTG AGCCTGGAGCAGAGCCTGAGCTCGTACAAAATGGCATTGATCTTGTTAGCCGACTTTTGACCAGAAGCCCCAGCGCTTTTATCAGCCTGGAACCATCAGACGCAATTGAGTTCTTTTTCCTGTTCACGCTGCAGGTTATGGATGGAAAAGAGCCATTACCTaaggcggctgcggcggagTTCTGG ACGGCATTTGTCGGCATTCGGGGAGATAATGCAGGCCTTCAGGAAACTTTCAAGAGAGCCATGGATACGCTTGGGCCCTTGTTAACTCAATCCCTTGCAAGAAATATCGGCGGCAACGCCCTGCGGAGCGAGTTAGACCGACTAAGTGAACCTTTAAGGAAACTTGTCGTCAACTATCCAATGTCGAGAGAGTGGCTGCAGTCCGGTCTAGATCATCCATCATTCCCGAGCCAGCGGGTAACTCCAGAGCAGAAATTGCTCTTCGTGAAAAAAGTCATCAG TCTTCGAGGCGCTCGGGCAACAAATCAGGTTGTCAGAGATTTCTGGCTGACTGCTAGAGGTGCCAACTTTGCCTACGCATCTTAG
- a CDS encoding uncharacterized protein (MEROPS:MER0016544): MYRGILATVPNLACKLPRTLPSPFIRRLSTETMAKTSTTHRLSQLRALMKEHNVQIYVVPSEDSHSSEYIASCDARREFISGFTGSAGCAVITETAAALATDGRYFNQATQQLDENWTLLKQGLQDVPTWQEWAAEQSAGGKTVAVDSTLVTGSAAKKLAEKIRKSGGSDLVPLDVNLVDKVWADSRPARPQQGIRVLSEKFAGKSVQSKLADLQAELEKKRSPGVFISMLDEVAWLFNLRGNDIPYNPVFFSYAVITPKGAALYVDEIKLGEECRAHLAKYAVDVKPYEAFFRDAEQLHQQFVASTAKEGGAPVGSFLMSNKGSWALKRALGGDTAVEEIRSPVGDAKAVKNEIEMEGMRACHIRDGAALIQYFAWLEDQLINQKVVLDEVQAADKLEELRSQKEHFVGLSFPTISSTGANAAVIHYGPERGNCATIDPNAIYLCDSGAQYLDGTTDTTRTLHFGQPSEAEREAYTLVLKGNIALDVAIFPKGTTGFALDSLARQHLWKAGLDYRHGTGHGVGSFLNVHEGPIGIGTRIQYTEVPLAPGNVISNEPGYYEDGNFGIRIENIVMVKEVETKHAFGDKPFLGFEHVTMVPYCRRLINESMLTEDEKAWLNASNAEILEKTKGHFEGDAITTAWVERETRRIE, encoded by the exons ATGTATAGAGGCATATTAGCAACTGTTCCAAATTTAGCCTGCAAACTCCCACGGACGCTGCCCTCGCCATTCATTCGCCGCCTCTCAACTGAAACTATGGCCAAAACAAGCACAACCCATAGGCTCTCTCAGCTGAGAGCTCTGATGAAAGAGCACAACGTTCAGATTTATG TCGTACCGTCAGAAGATAGCCATAGTTCCGAGTATATTGCCTCCTGTGACGCTCGGCGCGAGTTCATCAGCGGATTCACAGGCTCTGCTGGGTGCGCAGTCATCACAGAGACTGCCGCAGCTCTTGCGACCGATGGAAGATACTTCAACCAGGCTACTCAACAGTTGGATGAAAACTGGACGTTGTTAAAGCAGGGACTCCAAGATGTCCCCACATGGCAAGAATGGGCAGCCGAGCAGTCTGCTGGAGGAAAGACTGTTGCCGTAGACTCGACTCTGGTGAcgggctctgcagcaaagaAGCTCGCGGAGAAGATCCGCAAAAGCGGCGGCTCTGACTTGGTCCCCCTAGACGTCAACTTGGTGGATAAGGTCTGGGCCGATAGCAGACCAGCCAGACCCCAACAGGGCATCAGGGTTCTGTCCGAGAAATTTGCCGGCAAATCAGTTCAGAGCAAACTAGCGGACCTCCAAGCGgagctcgagaagaagcgatCTCCCGGTGTATTCATCTCGATGCTTGACGAGGTGGCGTGGCTATTCAACTTGCGCGGTAACGACATCCCCTACAACCCGGTCTTCTTCTCGTATGCCGTGATCACGCCAAAAGGAGCGGCCCTGTACGTGGACGAAATTAAATTAGGCGAAGAATGCCGAGCGCACTTGGCCAAATATGCAGTTGACGTCAAGCCATACGAGGCTTTCTTCCGTGATGCGGAACAGCTCCATCAGCAATTTGTCGCCTCTACTGCGAAGGAAGGTGGCGCTCCCGTAGGTAGCTTTTTAATGTCTAACAAAGGATCCTGGGCTTTAAAGAGAGCACTGGGCGGAGATACCGCTGTCGAGGAGATTCGCAGCCCCGTTGGGGATGCAAAGGCTGTCAAGAACGAAATTGAGATGGAAGGAATGCGGGCCTGCCATATCAGAGACGGTGCCGCTCTCATCCAATACTTTGCGTGGCTCGAAGACCAGCTTATAAACCAAAAAGTTGTGCTGGACGAAGTACAGGCTGCTGATAAGCTAGAAGAATTGCGATCGCAAAAGGAGCACTTTGTCGGATTATCATTCCCGACAATATCATCGACTGGCGCGAA CGCGGCTGTGATTCATTATGGTCCTGAACGTGGGAACTGTGCCACTATTGACCCCAATGCCATCTATCTGTGTGACTCAGGGGCTCAGTATCTGGATGGCACAACTGATACTACACGGACACTACACTTTGGACAGCCCTCGGAAGCTGAACGGGAAGCTTATACGCTCGTTCTGAAAGGAAACATAGCCTTGGATGTAGCTATTTTCCCCAAGGGGACGACAGGATTTGCCCTTGATTCTCTAGCTAGACAACATCTCTGG AAAGCGGGATTGGATTATCGACATGGCACTGGTCATGGCGTAGGCTCTTTCCTGAATGTCCACGAAGGCCCAATTGGTATTGGTACTCGCATCCAGTATACCGAAGTGCCGTTGGCCCCTGGCAATGTCATTTCGAATGAGCCAGGATATTATGAAGATGGCAACTTTGGAATCCGAATTGAGAACATTGTCATGGTCAAAGAAGTTGAGACGAAGCATGCCTTCGGGGATAAGCCATTCCTTGGTTTCGAGCATGTTACCATGGTTCCCTATTGCAGGCGCTTGATCAATGAGAGTATGCTCACGGAGGATGAGAAGGCCTGGTTGAATGCTTCCAACGCAGAAAttttggagaagacgaagggACATTTTGAGGGAGATGCCATCACGACGGCCTGGGTGGAGCGAGAAACACGGCGCATTGAGTAG
- a CDS encoding uncharacterized protein (EggNog:ENOG41), translating to MEARTEVSESSDGPARPKLQLPASCDPPPPTGSTKKLVWIIFGGTGHMGRSLVKSALSHGDLVCSVGRVFETPQEDMDGIHENCLGLLCDVRSRESVNRVFRHVMDKLGRVDVVANCSGYGVIGSCEDQDEHDLRNQFETNFMGTLHIIHATLPYFRRQQAGRYLIFSSTSGALGVPGLGPYCASKYAVEGLIEAMLYETDAFHVKATLIEPGLVRRDEPDSGNSPLPTWGHFFIKPPSEHYSTATSPALHAKRMVQWLGDRQPTSAVKCAELVWQLGHCSYPPLRLLLGSYAIESIRDRMRSVTEELEDWKHLNFAIVPDSDKEAEEMGGEANADFVAA from the exons ATGGAGGCTCGCACAGAAGTCAGCGAATCGAGCGACGGGCCGGCGAGGCCCAAACTGCAGCTGCCGGCGAGCTGCgatccgccgccgccgacgggATCAACGAAGAAGCTGGTTTGGATT ATCTTCGGCGGCACCGGCCACATGGGCCGCTCGCTGGTCAAGAGCGCCTTGTCGCACGGCGACCTGGTGTGCTCGGTAGGGCGAGTCTTTGAGACGCCGCAGGAGGACATGGACGGCATCCATGAAAACTGCCTGGGCCTGCTGTGCGACGTGCGCTCGCGGGAGTCGGTCAATCGCGTCTTCCGGCACGTCATGGACAAGCTCGGGCGCGTCGACGTGGTCGCAAACTGCTCGGGCTACGGCGTCATCGGCTCGTGCGAGGACCAGGACGAGCACGACCTGCGCAACCAGTTCGAGACCAACTTCATGGGCACGCTGCACATCATCCACGCCACGCTGCCCTACTTCCGGCGCCAGCAGGCCGGCCGCTacctcatcttcagctccaCGTCCGGCGCCCTGGGCGTGCCCGGCCTGGGGCCCTACTGCGCCAGCAAGTACGCCGTCGAGGGCCTCATCGAGGCCATGCTGTATGAGACGGATGCCTTCCACGTCAAGGCCACGCTCATCGAGCCCGGGCTGGTCAGGCGCGACGAGCCTGACTCAGGCAACAGTCCCTTGCCCACCTGGGGCCACTTTTTCATCAAGCCGCCCAGCGAGCATTATTCCACCGCAACGTCGCCCGCGCTGCACGCAAAGCGCATGGTGCAGTGGCTGGGCGATCGCCAGCCCACGAGCGCCGTCAAGTGCGCCGAGCTCGTCTGGCAGCTGGGCCACTGCTCGTACCCgccgctgaggctgctgctgggcagcTATGCCATCGAGAGCATCCGCGACAGAATGCGCTCCGTCaccgaggagctggaggactGGAAGCATCTCAACTTTGCCATCGTGCCAGATTCCGACAAAGAGGCTGAGGAGATGGGAGGCGAGGCGAATGCAGATTTTGTTGCTgcatga
- a CDS encoding uncharacterized protein (EggNog:ENOG41~TransMembrane:1 (n3-16c24/25o664-681i)~SECRETED:SignalP(1-24)), with translation MQLLSCAWHGGFVLALLSSGLAWATDQGRPAEKAASPTTSTPGQCEVRTINYITHTLPSLCFKSSWTDSLPTPTKLPATGDADNTTQHVTRPPVEEQAPPSATEQTDTFANNSAGDTFATPFMSFDDWKKMMLEQTGQDPQNLHLRNSSGRQKADRSSPDLDDVGLGEEGEISLVFDDYGEGEGPKAGPPTELANANSGDDADDTFTSKDGKTPIHRSKDAGKTCKERFSYSSFDAGATILKAGPQAKNAKAILVENKDSYMLLECAAQNKYVIVELSDDILIDTIVIANFEFFSSMVRHFRVSVSDRYPVKMDKWRTLGIFEAANSRDIQAFLVENPENPQIWGKYVRLEFLTHYGNEYYCPVSLLRVHGSTMLDSWRDSETSREDDIHEEDEEDLPVSTVATQPAAAGPSPQAGDKNETLPELASTCLPRVDEAPFQSMTATCAVPSTTAKGGAKPGDHSSGQTGEGPKRPTKDGVVEVDSASQDSSKSDATQARDASSAPPVKQTDPSKPTTDNNAQTPVESSDAAGSSSSSGTTKSRTSSASSATPTVQGSFYNSITKRLQQVESNLTLSLQYVEDQSRIMQDALRRTEQQQVTKLTRFLGDLNHTVLAEMRNVREQYEQIWQSTVLALESQREQSERDIVALSTRLNLLADEVVFQKRMAIVQAILLLSCLFLVIFSRGVPIPYLAALQEQAGGIAFPSSPPYPGQGPHDIYKSDPGIPPDAQTLPDNVPVVSVSSFEAAPNVPSKRKPHSLSETTEPHEPICEDGEEEYLRRHPLPSPPAEDKYQYVHYLDQEPRFHSLHHSSPALLNTPRKPLPSLPEHLASSQDS, from the coding sequence ATGCAACTCCTCTCGTGCGCTTGGCACGGCGGCTTCGTTCTCGCGCTCCTGTCAAGCGGCCTTGCGTGGGCCACCGACCAAGGCCGCCCAGCTGAGAAGGCTGCGTCGCCAACTACAAGTACACCTGGCCAATGCGAAGTCCGAACAATCAACTACATCACACACACGCTGCCGTCGCTTTGCTTCAAGAGCTCATGGACAGACTCGTTGCCGACTCCAACCAAGCTGCCTGCCACTGGCGACGCTGACAACACCACCCAGCATGTCACGCGACCGCCTGTGGAGGAGCAGGCTCCTCCATCCGCTACCGAGCAAACGGACACGTTCGCCAACAACTCTGCGGGCGATACCTTTGCGACGCCTTTTATGTCGTTTGACgactggaagaagatgatgctggagcaaACCGGACAGGACCCCCAAAACTTGCACCTGCGAAATTCGAGCGGGCGCCAGAAAGCCGATAGATCATCTCCCGATTTGGATGACGTAGGATTGGGCGAGGAAGGGGAGATATCCCTTGTTTTTGATGATTacggagaaggagaaggcccCAAAGCTGGGCCTCCTACAGAATTAGCAAACGCAAacagcggcgatgatgccgacgACACTTTCACGTCCAAGGATGGCAAAACGCCTATTCACCGAAGCAAAGACGCTGGAAAAACCTGCAAGGAGCGCTTCTCATATTCCTCATTCGACGCAGGCGCCACCATCTTGAAGGCAGGGCCCCAAGCAAAAAACGCGAAAGCCATTCTAGTGGAAAACAAGGACTCCTACATGCTACTTGAATGCGCCGCGCAAAACAAGTATGTCATTGTCGAGCTTAGCGACGATATCCTCATCGACACCATTGTCATTGCCAATTTCGaattcttctccagcatggTTCGTCACTTCCGAGTCAGTGTAAGCGATCGGTATCCTGTGAAAATGGATAAATGGAGGACGCTTGGGATCTTTGAAGCTGCAAACTCGCGAGATATCCAGGCATTCCTGGTGGAAAACCCAGAAAACCCCCAGATCTGGGGCAAGTATGTTCGCCTGGAATTCTTGACACACTACGGGAATGAGTATTATTGCCCCGTCTCTTTGCTTCGTGTACATGGCTCGACGATGCTCGATTCTTGGAGAGATAGCGAGACAAGTCGAGAAGATGATATTcacgaagaggatgaagaagatctgCCTGTTTCCACTGTTGCTACgcaaccagcagcagctgggccCAGTCCACAAGCCGGAGACAAGAATGAGACTCTTCCAGAGCTTGCAAGTACTTGTCTACCTCGTGTTGACGAAGCCCCCTTTCAATCTATGACTGCAACATGCGCTGTACCCTCTACCACTGCCAAAGGCGGTGCAAAACCAGGAGACCATAGCTCTGGGCAAACTGGCGAAGGGCCAAAACGACCAACTAAAGATGGCGTCGTGGAGGTAGACTCTGCCTCGCAAGACTCTTCAAAATCAGACGCCACCCAGGCTCGGGACGCATCTTCCGCACCACCAGTAAAGCAGACAGATCCTTCCAAACCTACCACGGATAATAATGCGCAGACTCCAGTAGAGTCTTCAGATGCCGCCggctcgagctcgagctccgGGACCACAAAAAGCCGAACCTCAAGTGCCTCCAGCGCCACGCCAACCGTCCAAGGAAGCTTTTACAACTCCATCACCAAGCGCTTGCAGCAAGTAGAGTCGAATCTCACGCTGTCGCTCCAATACGTCGAAGACCAGTCGCGAATCATGCAGGACGCATTACGGCGGACCGAACAGCAGCAGGTGACCAAACTCACACGCTTCCTGGGAGACCTCAACCACACCGTCCTCGCAGAGATGCGCAACGTGCGCGAGCAGTACGAGCAGATATGGCAATCCACGGTCCTCGCTCTCGAAAGCCAGCGGGAGCAGTCTGAGCGCGATATTGTAGCCCTGAGCACCAGACTCAACCTGCTAGCCGACGAAGTGGTCTTCCAGAAGCGAATGGCCATTGTGCAGGCAATCCTCCTGCTTTCCTGTTTGTTTCTGGTTATCTTCTCGAGGGGAGTCCCCATTCCCTACCTTGCGGCCCTGCAGGAACAAGCTGGTGGCATTGCATTTccctcatcgccgccgtaTCCCGGCCAGGGACCTCATGACATCTATAAATCCGATCCTGGAATCCCACCAGACGCACAGACACTACCCGATAATGTCCCAGTGGTTAGTGTTTCTTCGTTTGAAGCTGCTCCCAACGTGCCGAGTAAACGAAAACCTCATTCTTTGTCTGAAACGACAGAGCCCCATGAACCAATTTGTGAagacggcgaagaagagtATCTGCGACGGCATCCCTTACCAAGTCCGCCGGCTGAAGACAAGTACCAGTATGTACACTACTTAGACCAAGAGCCAAGGTTCCATTCGCTACACCAttcatctccagccctcCTGAATACGCCCCGCAAAcccctcccttctcttcctgAACATTTGGCATCAAGCCAGGACTCTTAA
- a CDS encoding uncharacterized protein (EggNog:ENOG41~TransMembrane:3 (n17-27c32/33o66-84i91-110o136-153i)), whose protein sequence is MSRAIKQFSALRYSRRLLFGGIGTSVCYGAFAANSSVRLDSRRKQSTASPTQYAAKPVEPLPSPEIIRQVSSGSVVGFATGLVVSVFSRTLVLLGGVLTACYHLASSYGLPLPRFLNLPKYLAEKFPLLSYSTRDGWFVASFVLTFVLSAFVSL, encoded by the exons ATGAGTCGAGCGATCAAGCAATTCTCCGCCCTTCGCTACTCCCGAAGActtctctttggcggcatcgGCACAAGCGTCTGCTACGGGGCCTTTGCGGCAAACTCATCTGTTCGGTTGGACTCGCGGCGAAAGCAATCTACAGCATCTCCGACTCAGTATGCCGCAAAACCTGTGGAACCACTGCCTTCTCCTGAGATCATCCGCCAGGTCTCCTCTGGAAGCGTTGTTG GCTTTGCCACGGGCCTTGTAGTTTCCGTCTTTTCTCGCACTCTTGTGTTGCTTGGCGGAGTGCTTACTGCGTGCTATCAT CTCGCCTCCTCATATGGGCTACCCTTGCCGAGATTTCTTAATTTGCCCAAGTATCTTGCAGAGAAATTCCCTCTTCTTAGCTATAGCACAAGGGATGGGTGGTTTGTTGCCTCATTCGTTTTGACATTTGTCCTATCGGCGTTTGTAAGCCTCTAA